From the genome of Candidatus Neomarinimicrobiota bacterium:
ACCAGACCGTCGACGATCTGTCCAACGAGGCCCTGAGCGCGCTGGTAGATGAGGCGAAGCGAGGGACAGATGGAGCGCAGTCGCGGTTGATTTCATTGTCCTACACGAAAATCTACCGGTATATCTATTACCGGGTGAACCAGAAGGAAGACGCGGAGGATTTGACCAATGATGTCTTTGTCCGGATGCTGGATTCGCTGGAGCAGCAACGCGGTTCGTTCCTGGCGTGGCTCTACCAGATCGCCAAGAACCGGATCGTGGATTACTACCGCAAGCAGGATGTCCGCAGCGACACCAGCGACGTCGGGGAAACCATCGAATACTTCGAGAGTGAAGGGAAACCGATAGACAAGATGTTTATGCGGAAGGAGCTGCAGAAAGGCATCAACCAACTGACCGAAGATCAGCAGGACGTGATAATCCTGCGGTTCATCGAGGGCTACCAGGCGAATGAGGTAGCGGACCAACTGGACAAGTCGCCGACGGCAGTGCGACAGCTCCAGTACCGGGCGCTGAACCAGCTTCGGAAGATGATCCCGGAAAAAGAATAGCACGCAGATGACGCTGATGAAGCAGATAACCACAGATGAAAAACAAAATATTGAACATCGAAATAACTGTAATTACCGCAGAGACGCAAAGGACGCAGAGAAAACAATATTAACACCAAGTGAAAAGCACTGTAAAAATTTCAACATACAACGAACGACATACAACGAACAAAAACCGAGTAAGATTAGGATTAAGATTAAGAAAAGAAAACCCGGATACTTGAACACATGAACACTGGAACACTCTCACACTATGAATAATGAATTCAACACCATCCTGGACTACTGCATCGACGAGATGCGTACCGGGCAATCCATCGATGATCTGGTCAATCAGTTTCCAGAATATGCCGATGAATTGCGGCCGATGCTGGAGATGTCAGAGCACCTTGGCGAGTTGGAGGCCCCGGAACCGTCGGCGGAGACCATCAATAATGCGCTCTTCGAGATCGGTCAACGGGCTGGACAACAGCAGCAGGAGCCGGACACCTCCGGCCTCTTTCTGCCGGCATTCGTGCGGCAGCCGTGGGTGCGGCGAACCGTCAGTGCTGTGCTGGTGGTTGTTGTGCTCTTTATCGGGCTCT
Proteins encoded in this window:
- a CDS encoding sigma-70 family RNA polymerase sigma factor; the encoded protein is MNQTVDDLSNEALSALVDEAKRGTDGAQSRLISLSYTKIYRYIYYRVNQKEDAEDLTNDVFVRMLDSLEQQRGSFLAWLYQIAKNRIVDYYRKQDVRSDTSDVGETIEYFESEGKPIDKMFMRKELQKGINQLTEDQQDVIILRFIEGYQANEVADQLDKSPTAVRQLQYRALNQLRKMIPEKE